The genomic interval AAGAGTTATaaacaagagagaaaagaaacaaTGTTGTTCATCGAGAAAACTACATCCTACAATGTTGGTTTATGACTATGATTCTGACAGTTATGATTATTCACACAGTTCCATAAACAATAAACAATTCTTGTTGATTCTTTTATACAAAACCAAAATTTCAAGAAACACTTATCAAATtcataattaaaagaaaagataCTCACCCAACTCGTCCAATTCTATGACCAGTGGCTCTACACCAAGTTTCTTGAACAGCGTTTTCACCTCAATCGAGTACCTTtaacaacaacaaacaaaaagaaaaaaaaaaacaactgaaTAAATCATTTCAAATCAAAGATTACATTTTTAAGCAttgcaagaagaaataaaatttcaaaggGGGTTTGAAGTTTAAACTTACGAACACCAAGTTTTCGAGTAAATAACAACTGGGTTTTCCTCCAGAGTCTTCCTCACAGTCTCTTCAAGCCGAGAgccaaaggaagaagaagaagacataGCTTGAACAGAGATGGGTCTGCTGCATCTCCTCGTGCCATGGATGGTCAAAAAGGTTGACCTTGAGCTTGTTCCGGAATAGAAACGGGTGAAAGCAATTGGGCAAACAAAGGAGTTGATTTTAGAAGAAGTGATAGTGCGAGGAGAGTTAAGAGAGAGGGAAATGAAATGGGTGAGATTAGATGAGACCGCCATTGTTGAAGTTGGAAGATTCGAGTGTATCTTCTTCTACAGCTTTCTTGGAATTGTTTCTTTCTTTTGTGACCAATCAATCAACTACCTTTTCATGTAAAATTTTCAGACATGGAAATGGGACTTATTGAGATTTTCGTTACAGAACGATTATTCAGTTACAGAATGTTGGGCCTAATGGGCCCTCAAACTATTGGACTGCCACAAAAATAACCGTCAGAAATTATaggcaattttcaaaaatacccaAAAACGATGATTACTTTGGTAAAAAtccatatttttttcaaaaaaaataagattatgtaaattgatttatttttatgtatggctgtgattattatttttagtacaTTTTCCTTGATCTTCCTTATCAATTGATCAATGGGTTGCTGTTTTCCACCCTATAATTGCTCATTTCGATCCCTCCAAATATGGTACACAAGACTTGCTAGAGCAGCAGCCATTACCAACCTTTGGAACCTGGAGCCTTTTAGCCTCTGCATCCATTTAATCACTCTGAAGAGAGTTATATCAGCTGGTCTCCACTATAACCAACTCTTAACTCTCTGCAAACATTACCTGTAGCAGTGAAAAACAAGATGGTCAATTGTTTCTACCTGGTGTCTGCAGCTTATACATGAAGAATCTTCAATGATATTCATTCTGTGCAACCGCTTTCTTGTCTTCAATCTTCCCTGGATAACAAGCCACAAAACAAAACTAGGGGTGAAAATCGGTcggtttttataattttataaccaACAGGTCGGttatggtttttattttacgaaaaccgtaaccgaccgtttagaaattataaccgtaTAAAACCGACCGTACGGTTTTTGACAGTTTTTGGCAGTTTTGACGGTTTTttagttaaactatttttttatttcaaaaaccgaaaccgaccgccatgttaaaaaaactgaaaccgaaaccgaccgccaaatTCGGTGATGACGTGGAATCAAAAATTCGATTACGGTCTGGTCGATTTGATGGTCAGTTTCAATTTTTCGATTTTTATGAACACTCCTAAACAAAACTATATTTGGTAGAGGCATGtgattattattaaatcaagCGAATCAAGCGAGCGATTAATTggttcaatctttttttttttgtttccaatgaaaaaatatttcaatTGGGTTGAAagctattaatttaaaattaattattattaattttctcaagacataattaattaattgttattaataaaattacataatttcttaaaataataataataataatttttctcctatttttttttttcgaagtaaacttaataaatattttttagttaatttattaccattaaaaaaaaaaggaaaaaagaaaccctaaaacTAATCAGAGTATCGAGCGAGCAATCTTCCAACGGCATCGGCTCCATCACGCCCGGCAGAGCAATCTCCTCTAGTCTTCTCTCCGAAGTTTAGAAGTTGTCCTCTTCAATCTCCATCTCCGATTCCAACAAATAGGTACTGAGAAACATCTTCTTGCGCTTAATCGATTCAACTTTTCTCTCTTGCATAACTCTTTCATTCTTTGATTAATCACATAAATCTGCTTCTATCATTCCTACCTAGGATTTGTAATTACAATATACTTATGTGTACATACATGATCACATTCTTCAATAATTTCTGAGGATTTTCATAATTTGTTTCCGTTGATTCAGGAACGGAGTCTTCACTCTGGAACCTCGATGTCTTATAGAGGTTCAGATGATTTGCCTAGAAAGTTTGGGCGCGGCGGGGACCGTAGAGGCAGAGACTTACCGTATCGAAATGGAAGGCAATCAGAGTCTGAGGAATCGGATGAGGAATTGAAAGGTCTGAACTATGAGGAGTATAGGAGGCTTAAGAGGCAAAAGATGAGGAAGATGTTGAAGAAATGTATTTGGAATGTTACACCTAGTCCTCCTCGGAATGAGAACGAGGATTCGGAATTTGAGGAGAAGGCTGAG from Cannabis sativa cultivar Pink pepper isolate KNU-18-1 chromosome 4, ASM2916894v1, whole genome shotgun sequence carries:
- the LOC115714820 gene encoding monothiol glutaredoxin-S10; this translates as MAVSSNLTHFISLSLNSPRTITSSKINSFVCPIAFTRFYSGTSSRSTFLTIHGTRRCSRPISVQAMSSSSSFGSRLEETVRKTLEENPVVIYSKTWCSYSIEVKTLFKKLGVEPLVIELDELGAHGPQLQKLLERLTGQHTVPNVFVGGKHIGGCSETVKLHRKGELEPLLVEIKNKKAQS